Proteins encoded by one window of Glycine soja cultivar W05 chromosome 15, ASM419377v2, whole genome shotgun sequence:
- the LOC114387172 gene encoding glycine-rich cell wall structural protein-like isoform X9: MGKLRKSIGTFTVFFLLVIVIAECQKIKKHELIDGFEGDGFGGGGGGFGGGAGGGAGGGFGGGHGSGVGGGAGGGGGAGGGYGGGVGGGYGGDKGGGAGGGIEGGHGGIGGEGGGVGGGAGGGGAGGIGGGHAGGIGGGGGGGGGAGSGAAGNVGGGHGGGIGGGAGGAGGGGQAGGGHGGGIGGGAGGAGGGGQAGGGHGGGIGGGAGGAGGGGQAGGGHGGGIGGGHGSGIGGGAGGGSGAGGNIGGGHGGGVGGGGVGVGGGYGGGKGGGAGGCGGINNGGMGGGHGGGVGGGSGGGAEGDTGGGAGGGGGHNGGVGGGSGGGGAGGGIGGGKGGVGGGGVGSGTGGGVGGGYGGGKGGVGGGFGVVAGGHASGSAGGDGY, translated from the exons ATGGGAAAATTACGTAAGAGTATTGGAACATTTACTGTGTTCTTTTTACTAGTGATAGTAATAGCAGaatgccaaaaaataaaaaaacatgaattaatCGATGGCTTTGAAGGAGATGGTTTTGGCGGTGGTGGAGGTGGATTTGGTGGTGGTGCTGGAGGAGGTGCAGGTGGTGGGTTTGGAGGTGGACACGGGAGTGGTGTAGGAGGAGGAGCTGGCGGAGGTGGTGGAGCTGGGGGAGGCTATGGAGGTGGTGTTGGTGGAGGTTATGGAGGCGATAAGGGTGGAGGTGCTGGAGGTGGCATAGAAGGTGGACATGGTGGTATTGGAGGAGAAGGTGGTGGTGTTGGAGGAGGAGCTGGAGGAGGTGGTGCTGGTGGGATAGGAGGAGGACATGCTGGTGGCATTGGAGGAGGAGGGGGTGGAGGTGGTGGAGCCGGAAGTGGTGCTGCAGGCAACGTAGGAG GTGGACATGGTGGTGGCATTGGAGGGGGAGCTGGAGGTGCTGGTGGAGGTGGTCAAGCCGGAGGTGGACATGGTGGTGGCATTGGAG GGGGAGCTGGAGGTGCTGGTGGAGGTGGTCAAGCCGGAGGTGGACATGGTGGTGGCATTGGAGGGGGAGCTGGAGGTGCTGGTGGAGGTGGTCAAGCCGGAGGTGGACATGGTGGTGGCATTGGAGGTGGACATGGTAGTGGAATTGGAGGAGGAGCTGGTGGTGGTAGTGGGGCTGGAGGCAACATAGGAGGTGGACATGGTGGTGGTGTTGGAGGAGGAGGAGTTGGTGTTGGTGGCGGTTATGGAGGTGGTAAAGGAGGAGGAGCTGGTGGATGTGGTGGAATTAATAATGGTGGCATGGGAGGTGGACATGGTGGTGGTGTTGGTGGGGGCTCAGGAGGTGGTGCTGAAGGTGACACTGGGGGAGGAGCTGGTGGAGGAGGTGGACATAATGGTGGTGTTGGTGGAGGCTCAGGAGGAGGTGGTGCTGGTGGTGGCATTGGAGGTGGAAAAGGTGGAGTTGGAGGAGGTGGTGTTGGTAGTGGCACTGGAGGAGGAGTTGGTGGTGGCTATGGAGGTGGAAAAGGTGGAGTTGGTGGTGGCTTTGGAGTAGTAGCTGGTGGTCATGCAAGTGGGAGTGCTGGTGGCGATggctattaa
- the LOC114387172 gene encoding glycine-rich cell wall structural protein-like isoform X7, with protein MGKLRKSIGTFTVFFLLVIVIAECQKIKKHELIDGFEGDGFGGGGGGFGGGAGGGAGGGFGGGHGSGVGGGAGGGGVGGGYGGDKGGGAGGGIEGGHGGIGGEGGGVGGGAGGGGAGGIGGGHAGGIGGGGGGGGGAGSGAAGNVGGGHGGGIGGGAGGAGGGGQAGGGHGGGIGGGAGGAGGGGQAGGGHGGGIGGGAGGAGGGGQAGGGHGGGIGGGAGGAGGGGQAGGGHGGGIGGGHGSGIGGGAGGGSGAGGNIGGGHGGGVGGGGVGVGGGYGGGKGGGAGGCGGINNGGMGGGHGGGVGGGSGGGAEGDTGGGAGGGGGHNGGVGGGSGGGGAGGGIGGGKGGVGGGGVGSGTGGGVGGGYGGGKGGVGGGFGVVAGGHASGSAGGDGY; from the exons ATGGGAAAATTACGTAAGAGTATTGGAACATTTACTGTGTTCTTTTTACTAGTGATAGTAATAGCAGaatgccaaaaaataaaaaaacatgaattaatCGATGGCTTTGAAGGAGATGGTTTTGGCGGTGGTGGAGGTGGATTTGGTGGTGGTGCTGGAGGAGGTGCAGGTGGTGGGTTTGGAGGTGGACACGGGAGTGGTGTAGGAGGAGGAGCTGGCGGAG GTGGTGTTGGTGGAGGTTATGGAGGCGATAAGGGTGGAGGTGCTGGAGGTGGCATAGAAGGTGGACATGGTGGTATTGGAGGAGAAGGTGGTGGTGTTGGAGGAGGAGCTGGAGGAGGTGGTGCTGGTGGGATAGGAGGAGGACATGCTGGTGGCATTGGAGGAGGAGGGGGTGGAGGTGGTGGAGCCGGAAGTGGTGCTGCAGGCAACGTAGGAGGTGGACATGGTGGTGGCATTGGAGGGGGAGCTGGAGGTGCTGGTGGAGGTGGTCAAGCCGGAGGTGGACATGGTGGTGGCATTGGAGGGGGAGCTGGAGGTGCTGGTGGAGGTGGTCAAGCCGGAG GTGGACATGGTGGTGGCATTGGAGGGGGAGCTGGAGGTGCTGGTGGAGGTGGTCAAGCCGGAGGTGGACATGGTGGTGGCATTGGAGGGGGAGCTGGAGGTGCTGGTGGAGGTGGTCAAGCCGGAGGTGGACATGGTGGTGGCATTGGAGGTGGACATGGTAGTGGAATTGGAGGAGGAGCTGGTGGTGGTAGTGGGGCTGGAGGCAACATAGGAGGTGGACATGGTGGTGGTGTTGGAGGAGGAGGAGTTGGTGTTGGTGGCGGTTATGGAGGTGGTAAAGGAGGAGGAGCTGGTGGATGTGGTGGAATTAATAATGGTGGCATGGGAGGTGGACATGGTGGTGGTGTTGGTGGGGGCTCAGGAGGTGGTGCTGAAGGTGACACTGGGGGAGGAGCTGGTGGAGGAGGTGGACATAATGGTGGTGTTGGTGGAGGCTCAGGAGGAGGTGGTGCTGGTGGTGGCATTGGAGGTGGAAAAGGTGGAGTTGGAGGAGGTGGTGTTGGTAGTGGCACTGGAGGAGGAGTTGGTGGTGGCTATGGAGGTGGAAAAGGTGGAGTTGGTGGTGGCTTTGGAGTAGTAGCTGGTGGTCATGCAAGTGGGAGTGCTGGTGGCGATggctattaa
- the LOC114387172 gene encoding glycine-rich cell wall structural protein-like isoform X2, with product MGKLRKSIGTFTVFFLLVIVIAECQKIKKHELIDGFEGDGFGGGGGGFGGGAGGGAGGGFGGGHGSGVGGGAGGGGGAGGGYGGGVGGGYGGDKGGGAGGGIEGGHGGIGGEGGGVGGGAGGGGAGGIGGGHAGGIGGGGGGGGGAGSGAAGNVGGGHGGGIGGGAGGAGGGGQAGGGHGGGIGGGAGGAGGGGQAGGGHGGGIGGGAGGAGGGGQAGGGHGGGIGGGAGGAGGGGQAGGGHGGGIGGGAGGAGGGGQAGGGHGGGIGGGAGGAGGGGQAGGGHGGGIGGGHGSGIGGGAGGGSGAGGNIGGGHGGGVGGGGVGVGGGYGGGKGGGAGGCGGINNGGMGGGHGGGVGGGSGGGAEGDTGGGAGGGGGHNGGVGGGSGGGGAGGGIGGGKGGVGGGGVGSGTGGGVGGGYGGGKGGVGGGFGVVAGGHASGSAGGDGY from the exons ATGGGAAAATTACGTAAGAGTATTGGAACATTTACTGTGTTCTTTTTACTAGTGATAGTAATAGCAGaatgccaaaaaataaaaaaacatgaattaatCGATGGCTTTGAAGGAGATGGTTTTGGCGGTGGTGGAGGTGGATTTGGTGGTGGTGCTGGAGGAGGTGCAGGTGGTGGGTTTGGAGGTGGACACGGGAGTGGTGTAGGAGGAGGAGCTGGCGGAGGTGGTGGAGCTGGGGGAGGCTATGGAGGTGGTGTTGGTGGAGGTTATGGAGGCGATAAGGGTGGAGGTGCTGGAGGTGGCATAGAAGGTGGACATGGTGGTATTGGAGGAGAAGGTGGTGGTGTTGGAGGAGGAGCTGGAGGAGGTGGTGCTGGTGGGATAGGAGGAGGACATGCTGGTGGCATTGGAGGAGGAGGGGGTGGAGGTGGTGGAGCCGGAAGTGGTGCTGCAGGCAACGTAGGAGGTGGACATGGTGGTGGCATTGGAGGGGGAGCTGGAGGTGCTGGTGGAGGTGGTCAAGCCGGAGGTGGACATGGTGGTGGCATTGGAGGGGGAGCTGGAGGTGCTGGTGGAGGTGGTCAAGCCGGAG GTGGACATGGTGGTGGCATTGGAGGGGGAGCTGGAGGTGCTGGTGGAGGTGGTCAAGCCGGAGGTGGACATGGTGGTGGCATTGGAGGGGGAGCTGGAGGTGCTGGTGGAGGTGGTCAAGCCGGAGGTGGACATGGTGGTGGCATTGGAG GGGGAGCTGGAGGTGCTGGTGGAGGTGGTCAAGCCGGAGGTGGACATGGTGGTGGCATTGGAGGGGGAGCTGGAGGTGCTGGTGGAGGTGGTCAAGCCGGAGGTGGACATGGTGGTGGCATTGGAGGTGGACATGGTAGTGGAATTGGAGGAGGAGCTGGTGGTGGTAGTGGGGCTGGAGGCAACATAGGAGGTGGACATGGTGGTGGTGTTGGAGGAGGAGGAGTTGGTGTTGGTGGCGGTTATGGAGGTGGTAAAGGAGGAGGAGCTGGTGGATGTGGTGGAATTAATAATGGTGGCATGGGAGGTGGACATGGTGGTGGTGTTGGTGGGGGCTCAGGAGGTGGTGCTGAAGGTGACACTGGGGGAGGAGCTGGTGGAGGAGGTGGACATAATGGTGGTGTTGGTGGAGGCTCAGGAGGAGGTGGTGCTGGTGGTGGCATTGGAGGTGGAAAAGGTGGAGTTGGAGGAGGTGGTGTTGGTAGTGGCACTGGAGGAGGAGTTGGTGGTGGCTATGGAGGTGGAAAAGGTGGAGTTGGTGGTGGCTTTGGAGTAGTAGCTGGTGGTCATGCAAGTGGGAGTGCTGGTGGCGATggctattaa
- the LOC114387172 gene encoding glycine-rich cell wall structural protein-like isoform X4 — translation MGKLRKSIGTFTVFFLLVIVIAECQKIKKHELIDGFEGDGFGGGGGGFGGGAGGGAGGGFGGGHGSGVGGGAGGGGVGGGYGGDKGGGAGGGIEGGHGGIGGEGGGVGGGAGGGGAGGIGGGHAGGIGGGGGGGGGAGSGAAGNVGGGHGGGIGGGAGGAGGGGQAGGGHGGGIGGGAGGAGGGGQAGGGHGGGIGGGAGGAGGGGQAGGGHGGGIGGGAGGAGGGGQAGGGHGGGIGGGAGGAGGGGQAGGGHGGGIGGGAGGAGGGGQAGGGHGGGIGGGHGSGIGGGAGGGSGAGGNIGGGHGGGVGGGGVGVGGGYGGGKGGGAGGCGGINNGGMGGGHGGGVGGGSGGGAEGDTGGGAGGGGGHNGGVGGGSGGGGAGGGIGGGKGGVGGGGVGSGTGGGVGGGYGGGKGGVGGGFGVVAGGHASGSAGGDGY, via the exons ATGGGAAAATTACGTAAGAGTATTGGAACATTTACTGTGTTCTTTTTACTAGTGATAGTAATAGCAGaatgccaaaaaataaaaaaacatgaattaatCGATGGCTTTGAAGGAGATGGTTTTGGCGGTGGTGGAGGTGGATTTGGTGGTGGTGCTGGAGGAGGTGCAGGTGGTGGGTTTGGAGGTGGACACGGGAGTGGTGTAGGAGGAGGAGCTGGCGGAG GTGGTGTTGGTGGAGGTTATGGAGGCGATAAGGGTGGAGGTGCTGGAGGTGGCATAGAAGGTGGACATGGTGGTATTGGAGGAGAAGGTGGTGGTGTTGGAGGAGGAGCTGGAGGAGGTGGTGCTGGTGGGATAGGAGGAGGACATGCTGGTGGCATTGGAGGAGGAGGGGGTGGAGGTGGTGGAGCCGGAAGTGGTGCTGCAGGCAACGTAGGAGGTGGACATGGTGGTGGCATTGGAGGGGGAGCTGGAGGTGCTGGTGGAGGTGGTCAAGCCGGAGGTGGACATGGTGGTGGCATTGGAGGGGGAGCTGGAGGTGCTGGTGGAGGTGGTCAAGCCGGAG GTGGACATGGTGGTGGCATTGGAGGGGGAGCTGGAGGTGCTGGTGGAGGTGGTCAAGCCGGAGGTGGACATGGTGGTGGCATTGGAGGGGGAGCTGGAGGTGCTGGTGGAGGTGGTCAAGCCGGAG GTGGACATGGTGGTGGCATTGGAGGGGGAGCTGGAGGTGCTGGTGGAGGTGGTCAAGCCGGAGGTGGACATGGTGGTGGCATTGGAGGGGGAGCTGGAGGTGCTGGTGGAGGTGGTCAAGCCGGAGGTGGACATGGTGGTGGCATTGGAGGTGGACATGGTAGTGGAATTGGAGGAGGAGCTGGTGGTGGTAGTGGGGCTGGAGGCAACATAGGAGGTGGACATGGTGGTGGTGTTGGAGGAGGAGGAGTTGGTGTTGGTGGCGGTTATGGAGGTGGTAAAGGAGGAGGAGCTGGTGGATGTGGTGGAATTAATAATGGTGGCATGGGAGGTGGACATGGTGGTGGTGTTGGTGGGGGCTCAGGAGGTGGTGCTGAAGGTGACACTGGGGGAGGAGCTGGTGGAGGAGGTGGACATAATGGTGGTGTTGGTGGAGGCTCAGGAGGAGGTGGTGCTGGTGGTGGCATTGGAGGTGGAAAAGGTGGAGTTGGAGGAGGTGGTGTTGGTAGTGGCACTGGAGGAGGAGTTGGTGGTGGCTATGGAGGTGGAAAAGGTGGAGTTGGTGGTGGCTTTGGAGTAGTAGCTGGTGGTCATGCAAGTGGGAGTGCTGGTGGCGATggctattaa
- the LOC114387172 gene encoding glycine-rich cell wall structural protein-like isoform X5, whose protein sequence is MGKLRKSIGTFTVFFLLVIVIAECQKIKKHELIDGFEGDGFGGGGGGFGGGAGGGAGGGFGGGHGSGVGGGAGGGGGAGGGYGGGVGGGYGGDKGGGAGGGIEGGHGGIGGEGGGVGGGAGGGGAGGIGGGHAGGIGGGGGGGGGAGSGAAGNVGGGHGGGIGGGAGGAGGGGQAGGGHGGGIGGGAGGAGGGGQAGGGHGGGIGGGAGGAGGGGQAGGGHGGGIGGGAGGAGGGGQAGGGHGGGIGGGAGGAGGGGQAGGGHGGGIGGGHGSGIGGGAGGGSGAGGNIGGGHGGGVGGGGVGVGGGYGGGKGGGAGGCGGINNGGMGGGHGGGVGGGSGGGAEGDTGGGAGGGGGHNGGVGGGSGGGGAGGGIGGGKGGVGGGGVGSGTGGGVGGGYGGGKGGVGGGFGVVAGGHASGSAGGDGY, encoded by the exons ATGGGAAAATTACGTAAGAGTATTGGAACATTTACTGTGTTCTTTTTACTAGTGATAGTAATAGCAGaatgccaaaaaataaaaaaacatgaattaatCGATGGCTTTGAAGGAGATGGTTTTGGCGGTGGTGGAGGTGGATTTGGTGGTGGTGCTGGAGGAGGTGCAGGTGGTGGGTTTGGAGGTGGACACGGGAGTGGTGTAGGAGGAGGAGCTGGCGGAGGTGGTGGAGCTGGGGGAGGCTATGGAGGTGGTGTTGGTGGAGGTTATGGAGGCGATAAGGGTGGAGGTGCTGGAGGTGGCATAGAAGGTGGACATGGTGGTATTGGAGGAGAAGGTGGTGGTGTTGGAGGAGGAGCTGGAGGAGGTGGTGCTGGTGGGATAGGAGGAGGACATGCTGGTGGCATTGGAGGAGGAGGGGGTGGAGGTGGTGGAGCCGGAAGTGGTGCTGCAGGCAACGTAGGAG GTGGACATGGTGGTGGCATTGGAGGGGGAGCTGGAGGTGCTGGTGGAGGTGGTCAAGCCGGAG GTGGACATGGTGGTGGCATTGGAGGGGGAGCTGGAGGTGCTGGTGGAGGTGGTCAAGCCGGAGGTGGACATGGTGGTGGCATTGGAGGGGGAGCTGGAGGTGCTGGTGGAGGTGGTCAAGCCGGAG GTGGACATGGTGGTGGCATTGGAGGGGGAGCTGGAGGTGCTGGTGGAGGTGGTCAAGCCGGAGGTGGACATGGTGGTGGCATTGGAGGGGGAGCTGGAGGTGCTGGTGGAGGTGGTCAAGCCGGAGGTGGACATGGTGGTGGCATTGGAGGTGGACATGGTAGTGGAATTGGAGGAGGAGCTGGTGGTGGTAGTGGGGCTGGAGGCAACATAGGAGGTGGACATGGTGGTGGTGTTGGAGGAGGAGGAGTTGGTGTTGGTGGCGGTTATGGAGGTGGTAAAGGAGGAGGAGCTGGTGGATGTGGTGGAATTAATAATGGTGGCATGGGAGGTGGACATGGTGGTGGTGTTGGTGGGGGCTCAGGAGGTGGTGCTGAAGGTGACACTGGGGGAGGAGCTGGTGGAGGAGGTGGACATAATGGTGGTGTTGGTGGAGGCTCAGGAGGAGGTGGTGCTGGTGGTGGCATTGGAGGTGGAAAAGGTGGAGTTGGAGGAGGTGGTGTTGGTAGTGGCACTGGAGGAGGAGTTGGTGGTGGCTATGGAGGTGGAAAAGGTGGAGTTGGTGGTGGCTTTGGAGTAGTAGCTGGTGGTCATGCAAGTGGGAGTGCTGGTGGCGATggctattaa
- the LOC114387172 gene encoding glycine-rich cell wall structural protein-like isoform X1 — protein MGKLRKSIGTFTVFFLLVIVIAECQKIKKHELIDGFEGDGFGGGGGGFGGGAGGGAGGGFGGGHGSGVGGGAGGGGGAGGGYGGGVGGGYGGDKGGGAGGGIEGGHGGIGGEGGGVGGGAGGGGAGGIGGGHAGGIGGGGGGGGGAGSGAAGNVGGGHGGGIGGGAGGAGGGGQAGGGHGGGIGGGAGGAGGGGQAGGGHGGGIGGGAGGAGGGGQAGGGHGGGIGGGAGGAGGGGQAGGGHGGGIGGGAGGAGGGGQAGGGHGGGIGGGAGGAGGGGQAGGGHGGGIGGGHGSGIGGGAGGGSGAGGNIGGGHGGGVGGGGVGVGGGYGGGKGGGAGGCGGINNGGMGGGHGGGVGGGSGGGAEGDTGGGAGGGGGHNGGVGGGSGGGGAGGGIGGGKGGVGGGGVGSGTGGGVGGGYGGGKGGVGGGFGVVAGGHASGSAGGDGY, from the exons ATGGGAAAATTACGTAAGAGTATTGGAACATTTACTGTGTTCTTTTTACTAGTGATAGTAATAGCAGaatgccaaaaaataaaaaaacatgaattaatCGATGGCTTTGAAGGAGATGGTTTTGGCGGTGGTGGAGGTGGATTTGGTGGTGGTGCTGGAGGAGGTGCAGGTGGTGGGTTTGGAGGTGGACACGGGAGTGGTGTAGGAGGAGGAGCTGGCGGAGGTGGTGGAGCTGGGGGAGGCTATGGAGGTGGTGTTGGTGGAGGTTATGGAGGCGATAAGGGTGGAGGTGCTGGAGGTGGCATAGAAGGTGGACATGGTGGTATTGGAGGAGAAGGTGGTGGTGTTGGAGGAGGAGCTGGAGGAGGTGGTGCTGGTGGGATAGGAGGAGGACATGCTGGTGGCATTGGAGGAGGAGGGGGTGGAGGTGGTGGAGCCGGAAGTGGTGCTGCAGGCAACGTAGGAGGTGGACATGGTGGTGGCATTGGAGGGGGAGCTGGAGGTGCTGGTGGAGGTGGTCAAGCCGGAGGTGGACATGGTGGTGGCATTGGAGGGGGAGCTGGAGGTGCTGGTGGAGGTGGTCAAGCCGGAG GTGGACATGGTGGTGGCATTGGAGGGGGAGCTGGAGGTGCTGGTGGAGGTGGTCAAGCCGGAGGTGGACATGGTGGTGGCATTGGAGGGGGAGCTGGAGGTGCTGGTGGAGGTGGTCAAGCCGGAG GTGGACATGGTGGTGGCATTGGAGGGGGAGCTGGAGGTGCTGGTGGAGGTGGTCAAGCCGGAGGTGGACATGGTGGTGGCATTGGAGGGGGAGCTGGAGGTGCTGGTGGAGGTGGTCAAGCCGGAGGTGGACATGGTGGTGGCATTGGAGGTGGACATGGTAGTGGAATTGGAGGAGGAGCTGGTGGTGGTAGTGGGGCTGGAGGCAACATAGGAGGTGGACATGGTGGTGGTGTTGGAGGAGGAGGAGTTGGTGTTGGTGGCGGTTATGGAGGTGGTAAAGGAGGAGGAGCTGGTGGATGTGGTGGAATTAATAATGGTGGCATGGGAGGTGGACATGGTGGTGGTGTTGGTGGGGGCTCAGGAGGTGGTGCTGAAGGTGACACTGGGGGAGGAGCTGGTGGAGGAGGTGGACATAATGGTGGTGTTGGTGGAGGCTCAGGAGGAGGTGGTGCTGGTGGTGGCATTGGAGGTGGAAAAGGTGGAGTTGGAGGAGGTGGTGTTGGTAGTGGCACTGGAGGAGGAGTTGGTGGTGGCTATGGAGGTGGAAAAGGTGGAGTTGGTGGTGGCTTTGGAGTAGTAGCTGGTGGTCATGCAAGTGGGAGTGCTGGTGGCGATggctattaa
- the LOC114387172 gene encoding glycine-rich cell wall structural protein-like isoform X6: MGKLRKSIGTFTVFFLLVIVIAECQKIKKHELIDGFEGDGFGGGGGGFGGGAGGGAGGGFGGGHGSGVGGGAGGGGGAGGGYGGGVGGGYGGDKGGGAGGGIEGGHGGIGGEGGGVGGGAGGGGAGGIGGGHAGGIGGGGGGGGGAGSGAAGNVGGGHGGGIGGGAGGAGGGGQAGGGHGGGIGGGAGGAGGGGQAGGGHGGGIGGGAGGAGGGGQAGGGHGGGIGGGAGGAGGGGQAGGGHGGGIGGGAGGAGGGGQAGGGHGGGIGGGHGSGIGGGAGGGSGAGGNIGGGHGGGVGGGGVGVGGGYGGGKGGGAGGCGGINNGGMGGGHGGGVGGGSGGGAEGDTGGGAGGGGGHNGGVGGGSGGGGAGGGIGGGKGGVGGGGVGSGTGGGVGGGYGGGKGGVGGGFGVVAGGHASGSAGGDGY; the protein is encoded by the exons ATGGGAAAATTACGTAAGAGTATTGGAACATTTACTGTGTTCTTTTTACTAGTGATAGTAATAGCAGaatgccaaaaaataaaaaaacatgaattaatCGATGGCTTTGAAGGAGATGGTTTTGGCGGTGGTGGAGGTGGATTTGGTGGTGGTGCTGGAGGAGGTGCAGGTGGTGGGTTTGGAGGTGGACACGGGAGTGGTGTAGGAGGAGGAGCTGGCGGAGGTGGTGGAGCTGGGGGAGGCTATGGAGGTGGTGTTGGTGGAGGTTATGGAGGCGATAAGGGTGGAGGTGCTGGAGGTGGCATAGAAGGTGGACATGGTGGTATTGGAGGAGAAGGTGGTGGTGTTGGAGGAGGAGCTGGAGGAGGTGGTGCTGGTGGGATAGGAGGAGGACATGCTGGTGGCATTGGAGGAGGAGGGGGTGGAGGTGGTGGAGCCGGAAGTGGTGCTGCAGGCAACGTAGGAG GTGGACATGGTGGTGGCATTGGAGGGGGAGCTGGAGGTGCTGGTGGAGGTGGTCAAGCCGGAGGTGGACATGGTGGTGGCATTGGAG GGGGAGCTGGAGGTGCTGGTGGAGGTGGTCAAGCCGGAGGTGGACATGGTGGTGGCATTGGAGGGGGAGCTGGAGGTGCTGGTGGAGGTGGTCAAGCCGGAG GTGGACATGGTGGTGGCATTGGAGGGGGAGCTGGAGGTGCTGGTGGAGGTGGTCAAGCCGGAGGTGGACATGGTGGTGGCATTGGAGGGGGAGCTGGAGGTGCTGGTGGAGGTGGTCAAGCCGGAGGTGGACATGGTGGTGGCATTGGAGGTGGACATGGTAGTGGAATTGGAGGAGGAGCTGGTGGTGGTAGTGGGGCTGGAGGCAACATAGGAGGTGGACATGGTGGTGGTGTTGGAGGAGGAGGAGTTGGTGTTGGTGGCGGTTATGGAGGTGGTAAAGGAGGAGGAGCTGGTGGATGTGGTGGAATTAATAATGGTGGCATGGGAGGTGGACATGGTGGTGGTGTTGGTGGGGGCTCAGGAGGTGGTGCTGAAGGTGACACTGGGGGAGGAGCTGGTGGAGGAGGTGGACATAATGGTGGTGTTGGTGGAGGCTCAGGAGGAGGTGGTGCTGGTGGTGGCATTGGAGGTGGAAAAGGTGGAGTTGGAGGAGGTGGTGTTGGTAGTGGCACTGGAGGAGGAGTTGGTGGTGGCTATGGAGGTGGAAAAGGTGGAGTTGGTGGTGGCTTTGGAGTAGTAGCTGGTGGTCATGCAAGTGGGAGTGCTGGTGGCGATggctattaa
- the LOC114387172 gene encoding glycine-rich cell wall structural protein-like isoform X8, with product MGKLRKSIGTFTVFFLLVIVIAECQKIKKHELIDGFEGDGFGGGGGGFGGGAGGGAGGGFGGGHGSGVGGGAGGGGGAGGGYGGGVGGGYGGDKGGGAGGGIEGGHGGIGGEGGGVGGGAGGGGAGGIGGGHAGGIGGGGGGGGGAGSGAAGNVGGGHGGGIGGGAGGAGGGGQAGGGHGGGIGGGAGGAGGGGQAGGGHGGGIGGGAGGAGGGGQAGGGHGGGIGGGHGSGIGGGAGGGSGAGGNIGGGHGGGVGGGGVGVGGGYGGGKGGGAGGCGGINNGGMGGGHGGGVGGGSGGGAEGDTGGGAGGGGGHNGGVGGGSGGGGAGGGIGGGKGGVGGGGVGSGTGGGVGGGYGGGKGGVGGGFGVVAGGHASGSAGGDGY from the exons ATGGGAAAATTACGTAAGAGTATTGGAACATTTACTGTGTTCTTTTTACTAGTGATAGTAATAGCAGaatgccaaaaaataaaaaaacatgaattaatCGATGGCTTTGAAGGAGATGGTTTTGGCGGTGGTGGAGGTGGATTTGGTGGTGGTGCTGGAGGAGGTGCAGGTGGTGGGTTTGGAGGTGGACACGGGAGTGGTGTAGGAGGAGGAGCTGGCGGAGGTGGTGGAGCTGGGGGAGGCTATGGAGGTGGTGTTGGTGGAGGTTATGGAGGCGATAAGGGTGGAGGTGCTGGAGGTGGCATAGAAGGTGGACATGGTGGTATTGGAGGAGAAGGTGGTGGTGTTGGAGGAGGAGCTGGAGGAGGTGGTGCTGGTGGGATAGGAGGAGGACATGCTGGTGGCATTGGAGGAGGAGGGGGTGGAGGTGGTGGAGCCGGAAGTGGTGCTGCAGGCAACGTAGGAG GTGGACATGGTGGTGGCATTGGAGGGGGAGCTGGAGGTGCTGGTGGAGGTGGTCAAGCCGGAG GTGGACATGGTGGTGGCATTGGAGGGGGAGCTGGAGGTGCTGGTGGAGGTGGTCAAGCCGGAGGTGGACATGGTGGTGGCATTGGAGGGGGAGCTGGAGGTGCTGGTGGAGGTGGTCAAGCCGGAGGTGGACATGGTGGTGGCATTGGAGGTGGACATGGTAGTGGAATTGGAGGAGGAGCTGGTGGTGGTAGTGGGGCTGGAGGCAACATAGGAGGTGGACATGGTGGTGGTGTTGGAGGAGGAGGAGTTGGTGTTGGTGGCGGTTATGGAGGTGGTAAAGGAGGAGGAGCTGGTGGATGTGGTGGAATTAATAATGGTGGCATGGGAGGTGGACATGGTGGTGGTGTTGGTGGGGGCTCAGGAGGTGGTGCTGAAGGTGACACTGGGGGAGGAGCTGGTGGAGGAGGTGGACATAATGGTGGTGTTGGTGGAGGCTCAGGAGGAGGTGGTGCTGGTGGTGGCATTGGAGGTGGAAAAGGTGGAGTTGGAGGAGGTGGTGTTGGTAGTGGCACTGGAGGAGGAGTTGGTGGTGGCTATGGAGGTGGAAAAGGTGGAGTTGGTGGTGGCTTTGGAGTAGTAGCTGGTGGTCATGCAAGTGGGAGTGCTGGTGGCGATggctattaa